The Vespula pensylvanica isolate Volc-1 chromosome 3, ASM1446617v1, whole genome shotgun sequence nucleotide sequence GGCTAGTGTTTTCATTAACAACAAAAGGTcagatttttttctcatatgcGTACACTTTCATTCTCTgcatagaaaaattaattgtattattactattatatgaGTGTGTATCGTAcgtgtgcatgtatatgtgtacgtataatgGATGTACGTGTACATCAATGAGTACGTCAAGTGCGTTAATCATTTagtaaatgaaacaaaaaaaaaagaagaagaagtatttACATAGTGcgtattttcattcgttattacAATATCAATTATCTTCGGTTAACGAATACGATGTTAATTATAACTGTACTAACTTTTGTATTTACATGTAAAATCAGATATACACAGATGTATGTACAGAAAGAGTGcattaaaattttagaaaatatactaTACGACCACTACTTGCACattgattaaaaaacaatcaagtgacaaaaatattattaaagtctCGTGCATGCTTTTCAAACGATTACGTATACTTGCCTTCGAAGAGCCTTTGGTGTATCATGTGCGATGAAAGCTTTGTCATCGTTAAAAGCTGGTTCGTAGATCTTTACCGATCGTTCGCAACGTGGACCAGTCTTTCCGTACGGGCAGTAACAATCAAAACCAGCCTCCTTCTCCACGCACTTTCCTTCTCCGCAGGCGCCTGTAAAAAGTTCGTGTCGTGTACGTGCTCGCGCGTATTTTGTCCCGTTATGCACGCACTATTTGAATACACACATTCTGCACGTCGCGTTTTCGTTACGTTCTACGAAGTTTATAACGCATAATTTTTACCTGGATAGCAAGATTGTCCGACAAAGTTACAATGTTTCCCATTAAATCCAGCTCTACATAAACACATATAACCGTTCTTTGTAGCTGCCTCCTGGCAAACTCCACCATTATTGCATGGATTTTCGGCGCACGTTTCGCAAGTCGTTATCCCTACGTTACCCGTTTGATCTCCGATTAAATCAATTTCCTTTTCACCAATGACTAGTCTGCTGATACAACCAATGAATCCGATATTCGAAACAGCCTCTTTGATAACAATACTGTGATTTGGAACTCCACCGATATAAAGTGGACCCTTAAGATCTAATCCTTGTCTTCGACCAGCCGATACTCCTCTGTACGGTCCTTGACCATCGACTAGCATCGTTACTTCCTTTCTAACACGttgaattttaatcgtatGCCATTGACCCAAAGTAACCGATTTATCCGCCAATATAACAGCTGATCCAGAACCAAGGTCAAATCTAGCagtttataacaattatacatattacacatatattttcacACGTGCGTAGATATAATAcgtaacgaaaaataatatgtacttGAATTGTGGATATCCTCCTACTAGGGATAGAAGAATGAAATCCCCATTACCGTGATTCGATTCGGCATTGTATAAGATAATGCCGTCATAATTCTCCGGTTTGAAAGATATCTCAATATTGAACTTGAGATATGAATCAGGTAATGGAGGCAAAGCTATGTAACTCTCTGGCGCTTGACTGAAGTTAGGTACGACTCCCGTTACGACGAGCACGGTCGGTACTTCTAAATTTACTTTATCGTTGTTTGCTATACAAATGTATGTTCCTGCATCTTCGGCTTTGACATTTTTCAGTTTCAATGTATTCTGTTAAGAGCGtcgaaagggaaaataaatattcataaatccTATTAAAGTTACGCCGGAATACTTTCGTTGTACCTGGTAAGTTTCTGTGTCCAGAGATAACAATCCACCAAGTTTGTTCCATTGGAATTTAACAGGTGGTTCAAGATCAACGTGACAATCCATTTCAATACTAGATCCGTAAGGTGCCAACTTCGTTTCAATTGCTGGCCCATCGTTATGTCCACCTAGATAAAGATATGAAAAGACGATAACTCGgcatagaaatattttgtagCCGCTATTCATTGTTCCTATCATATTTATACTTACAAAGAATGCAACGGATGgcattgataaaataaacacGTTATATTCGCACACATTAGTTACATATGGACAATTGAATTTACagtaaatgaaatatcataaatcgatgaaaaatgtttgatatttACCATGTACAATGAGATTGAAATCTTCCTCAAAGATGCCTTGCGGAGTCATTACTGTACATTTGTAGGTACCGCTATCGCTGACGGCTACGTTGGACAATCTAAGAATATTTTCGTACGTTTGAGCATTCGCTGGTAAATCCGGATGGTTCGGTCTGGACCATCGATAGTGCGGACTAGGAATACCCGAACACGCGCAACGTATGTCAACCGTATCTCCGATATTTACAGGATCTTGAGATGCCTCGATGGTAAGTGCAGGTGCAACGGCAGCTGAAATTTAACAGTCGCTATTACTCAAGCTGTATAATTTCTCccgtaaatatttacatacagattagtattttcaattttttttcggaGCTTCAACGTTCGTGAAAGAAATTGTACATTTTACCGTTGTAacgtaaatgtaaaatttctttttaaaaggtCAACTTCGTCAATGTTAAAACTTAAACATCTAAAACAAGGCGAGCGATTCTTACGCACaaggaaaaaatttgattCGAGACCGATCGTTTGACAGGATATCTGGCATTTCATCCAATTTAATAATCCTTTCGATAGTATTACactaaagtaaaaataatgtatattacgCATAGTATCGTACATGCAAGTAACATGCGTCAACGGCCGCGGTATTATCTCTAACTAGGTAGGAAGGGTCAAGGGAGGAGTTGGACGAAATTTGGTACGTCGTATGGAAAGTAATCCAACGATGTTGTCTACGTCGGCTCGAAACATAAATGACATATATAAGATGTTTAGGAATGGGGATAATAAAATGTTGACGATCgaatagatcgatcgaataagaaTAGGCAACACAAAGAATagtgctaaaaaaaaaagataagacaaaaatataatctatactACGAGACGTCACACGACACACAAATCTCAAAACAAACCGCGTCGTCTTTGAAGAAATTGGCGATATTGCGGGATGCGGCAGAAGCGTTCGTCAGTACCATCGTTGCATTGAGCATAGCCGTCGCAAAAGTAATCCAAATGAATGCATTGTTGACTGTAGCACTTATACTCCCCGGGTCTGCACTGCGATCGGTACACTGGCATGCAATCCGCAAGCAAATTAACTACTAAATCATATAACGCGAGCTTTGTAAAAATCTAATTTGAAGAAGTCCTTCATTGAAACCATTATTgcaatgatctttttttttatgataaatatttcactACTGATACCATTTCTAATATGACAAGCTGCATGACAGAttttgaaaaacaaacaaaaaaacaaagaaaagtaacCGCGCCTCGTAATATATCGTTACTCGAGTAGTTCtcgtcgaacgaacgaaaaagaattttcattgtttGGCTGAAACGTCACGTTGGAAAATGTTTGAACGATCTCGTATCGACGAATGTCGAGAgattgttagaaaaagaaagaagaaaaaaagaataataaaacaaaggcagcgatgtaataaattaacaatgttattaaaaaagtaattaaaaaagctgaaaagagagaaagaaagaaagaaagaaagagaagagaaaaaaagatccaaGTTTGTAGGAATCAGATTCTttgagagaaatatttaagatcGATCTACGTCAGCGGTATTAGACGATACTTGTTAATGAGATTGAGCATAAATTACGATAATACTTTATAAAGTTTAACTGAAGTGGCaagcatatgtatgtaccaaTGCACTACTTACGTATCACATTCAAATTAATGTAATCACTGGAAACTCCATGGGAGTTACGAATTTGACAAATATATCTTCCACTGTCTTCTGGTTTGACTTGCGTTAATTCTAAATAGTCTTCGCCAATTCGACCGTGTAAAGGCAAAAATTGACCCTCTCTACTCCATTCTATCACGGCGTGTTCCCTGATCTCGCAACGCAAACGTACAGAATTACCTGGATACGTCGTAATGTCTCTTTGGGTGGCGCGAATGCTCGTGTCGTCGTAAGAATGTTCTGAGAAAAGGTAATACGGTGAATAATGGTATCCGAGTGAGATCCATCGGAACGAATTCGATACGCGTTTATCGAGATCGAAAAAGATGACGAACCGTTAACTATGACTTCCGCTACCGCCTCTGCCGTGCCCGCCTCGTTCGTGGCCTTGCAAACGTACTTTCCAGCATCCGAATACGTTATACCGTGGAATTGCAAAACGCCATTATCATTAGATACGGAATACGGAAGTGGCCGTCCTATAGCTTCCCATTGAATGTGAAGAGGCTCGTCGCCGGTCGCGGTGCACGTTATAGAAGGATTTTTACCAGGTCCAACGGTTTGACGGGTTGGATTAAGCTCGATCCTAGGTGGAgctgaaaaaggagaaagaagaaatatcagaTATTCCTCTAACGCGGATAATTTTTCGCTTCCTTTACAATCGCACTTCTCGGAATACCCACATATGATTTCCAGATGAGATTTAGCTTTGAAAATGACCGTGCCGGCAGGATTTAAGCCAAGACAGATGTATTCCCCTGCGGCATTTTTGTCGACCGTCGGAATGCTTAAAACGCCATTATGAACGGTACTGCCCTTCGGTAAGGCACGATGATCGCTCCTCTTCCAATCAAGATAAATCTGATCGCCATCTGGGGCAATCACCTGACAGCGCATTTCCACTTTACCGCTATTGGGAATTCTTAAAAAGTCTTCGGGAATCAATACGCCACCTTGATAAGGATATCTCTAAAATTACAACAACGTACGTCGTGATGATATACGGCTACGATAACTGGGGAAAAATTAgcaagaaaagatgaaaaaaagtgaTAAGCGTACGGGATCCTGAGTCGGCGGACGTCTGTTGTCGTTGTCACAAGTCATATCGCCTCGACAAGGCGTAGAGTCGATATCGTTGTCCTCGATGCGTATTTGGACACGGTCCTCTACTATGCCTACCGAGTTCGATGCTTGACAGGAGTAGGAACCTTCGTCGTCGGAGGACACCGAGAATATTTCGTATACCGCGCTTAACGGCGTCGCAGCTGTTTTGCTGTACGCATCGCTGTAAATGTAAGCAACGATTTCGCAAAAAAGACGActctttgaaagaaagatattcttCTTCGAAGAAGCGTAACTTACTACGTGGCCAATCCATTGACATGTTTACTCCAGGCAACGTTTGGCTGTGGATGGCCTACAGCGCTGCAAGTCAATCGCACCCTGTCTCCAAGTTTCACTTGCAAAATACCCGTCCTTGGCTCGATCGTAATAACAGGTATCGACTGTACTTCGATATGGGCTATCTCGGACGCGGAACCAACTTCGTTCGTGGCCGAGCACACGTAAGAACCACCGTCGTTTATCGTGATATTAGAGAGTCTCAATAATCCGCCAGGAAGTTGTTCGATGTTCGGAGCAAACGATCTGCCGTCTTGACGAGACCAATGGATCTCGGGAAGTGGAAGACCGGCTATGGCGCGACATTGCAAATCGGCAGAACCACCAAGGGTGACGGGCTGGATGTCTTTCGGATATAATTCGAGGACCGGAACTTCACGAGCTGCGAATTTGCGAATAAAAGTgtattcattcgttcgaaagCCGCCGTCTGCCGTGAGACGACGGCAAGGAACGATTtacaaatatgaaatttatgcCTTACGTTCGACCTCGACGATGGCACTAGCTTCGTAGCTGCCTATAGGACTACTGACACGACAAATATATACGCCTCGGTCAGAAACTTGCGCATTAATAATTCTGAGTGTATCTCCGACTTGTTGGACGTTCGAATTCATCGTTTCCGaaaatttattccatttcACTTGCAGACCCGCCTCTCCGCTCGTAACGCAACGTATCTCGGTCGACGTTCCTTGAGATATTATTTGTCTTTCAGGTTTGACTTTAACCGTCGGAGGATCTCTTCGTGGGATTATCGTTATTCTAGCGGTAGAATTCGTTTCCGTTCCTTTGTAACTGACAGCGATGCAGACGTATAAGCCGGAATCGTTGATCGTTGGATTATTGATTGTCAGAATGCCATCGCGCTGGGTCGCGGAGTAAGGTAGAGGCAAGCCGTCCGATCGAGTCCACGTTAGATTAGCACTTTGCGACGGGGTGCAGGTAAGCCTGACGACGTCTCCGATGGAGCCGATCCATTCGGCGGGTGTTATGATCGGAGCCAAGCCGGTAGCCGGAGGCCCTTCCGGATTTTCTGTGGATACGCGCGAATGTAGTCCCGTCTATCTACGTTATGTCTATACCGTTTACGATCATGGATACCTCTAACGTATAGAATCGTTGTTTTTTCCTCCACTCCGACGTTATTCTTAGCGATGCATTTGTATTCGGCTGCGTCGTTTCTCGAGGCAGCCGGGAGCCTCCAAACGCCGTTATGGAAGGAAGACTCCGAGCTGATGCTTCCATGAAGTCGAATCCATTCTACTTGCGGAGGAGGATTACCGTTGGCGTCGCAATGAAATTCTACCGGTTCTCCTTCCTTGACTTCGAGGTAAGGCGGCATGATTACGACTCGAGGTTTTACCGGATTCGCTCCTGAAATCGAATGCAACTGTCAACCTTGTCGTTAACCGTTTTTTACCTGGTATCGAGATATACCTGGTATCTCTAACAAACTTTTGGGAAAAGCTGCGTCCGTAAGAGACATTACCGATTTATTGCGTATATCGATCTACTTGTACTAATGTTATAACGTTAAAAACCTCTCGTTCGTACCTCCAACGGTAAGAGTGACTTTTTTGATTCCAATGTTTATTCCGTCGCTAACTTGACAAACGTATATACCGCTGTCGGACACTTTGACGTCTCTAATGATCAAGACTCCGTGAGAATCGTCTATGCTTCTACCGGATGGTAACTGACCGCCTTCCTTCTCCCAACGAATGTACAAAGAACCCTGTGTGACGTACAAGCGTGCGAGTAAGATTCATCGGGAACGATTCGAAGTAGAAGACTTACGTTGTCGAGCGATCTACCGCTGCAATGGTATCTGACGGTATTTCCAGTGTGCACGATTTGGAATTCTGGTTCTTGCACGAAAACGACGATCCTTGGTGGGGTAATAGTCGGTGTCGGAGGAGGAATCGTTGGAGGATATTCGACTAAAAAAGAATGTCAACGCGAAAATAGTTGCGATCTCGTACACGTAAATATAATCTGCTTGAAAACTCGTCTCTCCACTCTCGTGCATTTTTACACGACCGATCAAAGGAGCGAGACACTCGAACTCTCTCGTAATCCGGTCTACGCAACGGGCTACTTACCAACGTCTTGACAATTTTGTCCTGCGTATCCTGGCAAGCAATTACACTTGACGTGTCCGGACCTATTGATCTCGCAGTTTTCTTCGTTGTTGTTGCACGGACAGGGATTGCAAGAGCCAAGAACGCTAAAAGCTCTGTCACTGGTATCTCTGTAATATCCACGGGCGCAAGTTTCGCAAGACGTTCCGACGTAACCAGCTGGACAACGACACGCTTCGACTTGAGTCGCTCTTCTGTGTCCGGTGAAGTTTTCTACCGCCGTGTCGAGACTAATGTCGCTGATGTAAGTCGCCGTCATTTTTTCACTGTGAGAAGCTCGTACCAGAATAGCTTCGATATTGGAAAGAACCGTCATCATGTCCGTACGAGAAGCACTGCGTGGTCCCGCCGTCGTCAATCGTTTCCACTCCGATTCTCTCAGTGGGACGGAGTAGGTCTGAAACGAAAGTCGAACTGTGTATTCGAAATATCTCTCCCCACCGTCCCCTCCGCCTTCTTTCGTACGAACCAGCGGTATGTCCGGTAAAACGTCTGTTGGATTAGTCCAGAACAACGTGATGCCGTTTCCAACGAGTAAAATGTCTTGATCTTTGTAGCTTTGTGCGCCGGGCTGCGCAGTGATGTGCTGAGTCAAAGTCAAACTGCCGGCGTAGCTTTTTACTTGATTACCGGTGAAAGCGGATGGCAAAGACCAAAACAGTCTGCGACTACGGTTGTCGGGATAGCGATATCCAATTTCGTTCATAGCAACGTTCAAGTCGAAGCCGTCGTCTATAACGTCTTGTCTCGTGctaatttgaaaagaattaaGTAAATGTTTGCGTCAAGTCGTCGCTCTTACCGTAGGTTATACTCGTTATAGGTAGATCGTTGTCGTCGATCGCAAAAGCATTAAACGCGATGAACTTACTCGTCGGTAAGGGTAAATCCATGATGGGAATCGTAAACCCATATCGGAATCTGTTGAACGTAGAGCGAACTTTCGTGACATTGTTTGGTCACGCCGCTGCAGTAACACTCGTTACAACCGTCCGTATTTTCAGCGGACAATCCAAAGGTAGACGGACGACATCTGTTGCATTCCGGTCCCTCGACGTTCCTCTTGCACTCGCAGCGACCGCCGAAACACGAAGCGCTACGAGATCCAGCTTCGTTGCAGGTGCACTGTACGGGATCGGTTCTGCGCGTACAATCGTTGGCGGTACCACGAGTCGCGTCTCCTTCGTATCCGGGTTCGCATCTTTCGCAGTATTCCCCGGTAGTGTGATCGGCACAATTCTTAGAAAGATTAGATCAGAATCGTTGGTACATCAAATTGATGCGAAACGCGATACGACACGATCGATGAACGTCTTTCATTTACCTCGCACAGTCCGCTCTCGGGATCGCACTGACTCGAGTGCCCGTTGCAATTACAAGGCTCGCAAATTCCAAGATACAGGCCTTCCATGGCCCTCGTATATCCAACGTCGCAGTCCTCGCACGAGAGTCCCTTGTATCCGACGGGACAACCGCATTCCTCGACTTCGACCGCCCTTGCCTTTCCAGTGTTATGCTTCTCCGCCGTATCGAGGGAAACCGAGGAGAGCCTGAAAGGAGAAAATCTCTTTCGTAGGGCTTTCGCAAAAGGCAGGgacgaaagaggagagagtTTTCGACTTACGCCGTCTCGTCGGTGTGGGTCGTGTAAGTGGCCTTGATCTTGATAGCTCGTACGTCCGCCAGTGCCATTAAAAGATGTTCCCTGTCGGCGGTGGTTCCGTCGGCACGTTGCCAATATTGCTCGAGCAACGGAACGGTGAACGATTGTTGAGAATTAGGCTCGGGAGATTCTCGCGAGTAATAGAGCAATTTAATGTCGTTGGCCTGTGTCGAAGCAGAGGATCGCGTATTAGCGAGAGCACGTACGTCCAACGAATATATAGATCCAAGGCTAAGAACAAAGGATCGATCCTCGAATCGATCCCTTACTTACGCTGATCAATTCGACGTCGGCGGCGTTGTTTCTCGAACTTTGACCACCGGGCGATGGGACGTATCGGACCGTGTATTTGAGATGACCACCGTACGACGTTATCTGATCGCCGAGGAATATATTCGGCAGTTGCCAATAATAGACGTCGTTGTTACCGCGATTATGAAAGTCGTTGTAGACTATTTCGCGATTGATCGTGTCGAGGCGAATGCCATCCGATATCGGTGGTGCGTCGGGTGTTTTCGACTCGGTCAGCGTGAAACCTCGCAAGGAATTCGTGAACGACACGTGAATCtgaagagaggagaaacgaaagatcgtAGATCGTAGACGAGGATCGCGTCAGGCGATACGTAACGACTTCGTAATTAAACTCGTTCTCATTACCTCGTTTCTGTACCAATTGGACGAGACGCACTTGTTCGTAATACCCATGCAAAAGCAACTTATGCATCCGAATTGATTCCTAAAGCCCAGGTTGAATGTATTTGCCTTGCATTGGTTGCACGTCAGGCCCGTTGCGTATAGCTAAACAGAGTACACGCGAGGACGTTAAACGTCGCGTTACTGCTTCGCCGTACGACCGACCGAGCGCGTCTTCGGCTCGGTCCGTCTTCGTTGAGAATAAAAACGGACGATTTCTCGTGGCAAATTGGACGAAGTACTTACGTTTTTCGTACCGACGAGgatcgagaaaaatcgaacGCATTAAGAATAAATACAGACGATGAATATCGAGGACGGGCGAATGAGCTAAAGAGGAGTCTTCGaaggaaacgatcgaaataaatgcGATACCTTGCAACGACACTTTCCGGTATAGGGGTCGGCGTTCGGAGTGAGGCTACCATCGGGATCGCATTGTTGAACGGGTACGCACATGTCGCCGGGAATGAGAGGATTTCCTTGATAGCCGATGGCACATTGTTCGCATCTACGACCGACGTATCCAGCCGGACAGTCGCACGTAGGCTCGCCGTCCGATCCGAGATGACAGGTCCGAGTGAATCTGAATGATCGGTCACAGAACGTTATCGATATCGTCGCGACGCGGTCGCGGATTCGAGATCGTGAAAAAAGATCGTCTCCTTACTGGTTCGACGGATTGGTCAGAGGACACGGACAAAGCTGGCAAGGTATGTTCCTCGAAGGATCTCCGTAGTAGCCCGGGGCGCAGGGTGGATCGTCTCGGTAACATTGTCCAAGCCACGGTCCGCTCTCGCGCCTGAGGAATCCCGGTGCACAGTTCTCGCACGAAAGCCCGGTGTATCCTTGCGACAATTAATGCAGACGGTTAACGATCGTGCGTTGCGTTCGCTCGAGGGGACGTCGTTTAccgacgtacgtacgtaccggTAGGGCACTGGCACTCCTCCACGAAGGACGCGGATCCCAATCCGGTATTGCGCGCGTCGGCGGTGTCCATTACGATGTCGGTGATGCGTACGTCCAACTGCGGGGAATCTTCGTACTTCGCTCTGAACGAGAGGAAGGAATCGAGCGTAAGAAAGATTCGAGCGGATCGCGAAGGATAAGATCAAAGGATCGAAAGgatcttctcctttcttacGTACTTGATGAGAATATTGTCGACGTTAGCCAGCGTCATCATTATTTCTTCCCTAGATGCGAGCACCTCGCTGTTACCTTGACGCTTGTACCACTCGCCGTAGAAAAATCTAACGGTTTCTTTCGTCTCGTAGTCGGGCGGTATGTGATGGCCTTTGTGAACGAGCACGTACTTGTTGCCGGTAAGAATGACCGAGGGCGCGTCGTTCGGCGCACCGTTGCCGTTGTAATGGATCGTATAAGTCAAATAACCGCCGTAAGACTTCAATTGGCTGCCGTGATAGTTCTCGGACAGGGCGTAATACGGTATCCTGTGCGTACTCATCTCGTTGCTGAAGGATTCGAGCAATTGAATGCCATCGCGGCCGATCGGTCGAACCTCGGATATTTGATCCTTGATGTCGCCGAACAAACGTATCTCCGATTCCGTTTGTACCGATACGATTTTGTGACTTTCGAACGGCGGCGGGATCTGATAAGTGAACAGA carries:
- the LOC122627787 gene encoding basement membrane-specific heparan sulfate proteoglycan core protein isoform X26 produces the protein MKRNRVLLRSALLFLLIGADLLVSASENDDLVFDQDGKQSSLEIPLIEKHEERSIFHRIKRSFFSFFDPFVSTPVATNTSAATIDNGTGGSATGTTTVSSPTHLRGNEGTVRLVDDKNNTDVSKPRKGGPNLERLIRNSQEEYVDDKQQENEIGEAAEGRRQSQNYVNSDDEDLVASGEIEGSATDSDVSQPVTEGQKIEGKARLYRITLTVGEPYRREYADRNSREYKELSGNLTQALEELYARRIPNYDHMANVIKVSPTSDAFTSQVTLDIGSTFTDELEIRDILEKQLQYHSLGSIQVGPEGFTFRHFLVEKENVLPECDQSSELTCRNGACVPLDSRCDGTEQCEDGSDELDCHSTLRPTTTHVSESEEERWSLPTEITGDVEEPTETAVARAKGEEEDSTLRAASNKCRADDVVRCQDGSRYICSVQRCDGVPDCEDGADEVGCPHSGCKFGEFACDVRRCILESQRCNFVEDCQDGSDEHDCNYPACTSNQFKCRNGECIDGSKHCDGVLDCRDRSDEYGCLTTCSSDQFRCIDGICLSIDKRCNGVADCRNGEDENQCDQECTPTQFKCLTGNKCIEGIYRCDGHPDCPDRSDEDCANETITHTSPPTNRTWPGWANEKTRECDPNREMRCDDGKCVLLKRKCDNIFDCLDGSDERGCGICTPAEWKCASGECLPENERCDGLRNCVDGSDESGCVTECPPGNFRCNDGLCLDSKKRCDGRSHCLDGSDEINCQCPVGNRACDNGVCIDERFFCDKSYDCLDHSDERDCDDEATSEKGYPKEEECRADEFACNDGTCIPRALVCDGQSDCPQSTDEFDCYPHGCGQDQFQCRTGDCIRNDQRCDGRIDCEDGSDEPSECDATTLEPEGPGARPMPGRCPAGQFQCVLDKACVPHSSVCNGVPECRDASDENNCDYTIEEECSLDEWRCENGGCIYLHQRCNQLVDCTFDESDELGCNYTLGRENNGTCEPHEWRCNNGQCIPLSRRCDKRVDCLTDTSDEFDCSYDPRPTGGSTELNLKTYPSEQVIKENPAKQGREVVFQCRDEGPLRARVHWLRDNDLPLPPASRDLNGRLEIPNIQLDHAGTYICEAVGYPPSTPGSRLSVNLTVEKFEEPATRPPQVCQYDQATCSNGDCIPKSYVCDGKFDCTDGSDEMRCSPHGCEPNEFRCNNKQCVSKLWRCDGERDCADNSDEEDCAPAPPGSPCRYHEFACASYNQCIPKIYHCDRERDCLDGSDELGCSPVYIVKPPPPMVVLEPGDLMVLTCTAIGVPIPEINWRLNWGHIHSKCSTTSVNGTGTLTCPDIQPEDSGAYSCEALNVVGFVIAQPDAILVVKGPKGICPKGTFNAEARSVDECISCFCFGVATECRSANLFTYQIPPPFESHKIVSVQTESEIRLFGDIKDQISEVRPIGRDGIQLLESFSNEMSTHRIPYYALSENYHGSQLKSYGGYLTYTIHYNGNGAPNDAPSVILTGNKYVLVHKGHHIPPDYETKETVRFFYGEWYKRQGNSEVLASREEIMMTLANVDNILIKAKYEDSPQLDVRITDIVMDTADARNTGLGSASFVEECQCPTGYTGLSCENCAPGFLRRESGPWLGQCYRDDPPCAPGYYGDPSRNIPCQLCPCPLTNPSNQFTRTCHLGSDGEPTCDCPAGYVGRRCEQCAIGYQGNPLIPGDMCVPVQQCDPDGSLTPNADPYTGKCRCKLYATGLTCNQCKANTFNLGFRNQFGCISCFCMGITNKCVSSNWYRNEIHVSFTNSLRGFTLTESKTPDAPPISDGIRLDTINREIVYNDFHNRGNNDVYYWQLPNIFLGDQITSYGGHLKYTVRYVPSPGGQSSRNNAADVELISANDIKLLYYSRESPEPNSQQSFTVPLLEQYWQRADGTTADREHLLMALADVRAIKIKATYTTHTDETALSSVSLDTAEKHNTGKARAVEVEECGCPVGYKGLSCEDCDVGYTRAMEGLYLGICEPCNCNGHSSQCDPESGLCENCADHTTGEYCERCEPGYEGDATRGTANDCTRRTDPVQCTCNEAGSRSASCFGGRCECKRNVEGPECNRCRPSTFGLSAENTDGCNECYCSGVTKQCHESSLYVQQIPIWVYDSHHGFTLTDDTRQDVIDDGFDLNVAMNEIGYRYPDNRSRRLFWSLPSAFTGNQVKSYAGSLTLTQHITAQPGAQSYKDQDILLVGNGITLFWTNPTDVLPDIPLTYSVPLRESEWKRLTTAGPRSASRTDMMTVLSNIEAILVRASHSEKMTATYISDISLDTAVENFTGHRRATQVEACRCPAGYVGTSCETCARGYYRDTSDRAFSVLGSCNPCPCNNNEENCEINRSGHVKCNCLPGYAGQNCQDVVEYPPTIPPPTPTITPPRIVVFVQEPEFQIVHTGNTVRYHCSGRSLDNGSLYIRWEKEGGQLPSGRSIDDSHGVLIIRDVKVSDSGIYVCQVSDGINIGIKKVTLTVGAFPKSLLEIPGANPVKPRVVIMPPYLEVKEGEPVEFHCDANGNPPPQVEWIRLHGSISSESSFHNGVWRLPAASRNDAAEYKCIAKNNVGVEEKTTILYVRENPEGPPATGLAPIITPAEWIGSIGDVVRLTCTPSQSANLTWTRSDGLPLPYSATQRDGILTINNPTINDSGLYVCIAVSYKGTETNSTARITIIPRRDPPTVKVKPERQIISQGTSTEIRCVTSGEAGLQVKWNKFSETMNSNVQQVGDTLRIINAQVSDRGVYICRVSSPIGSYEASAIVEVEPREVPVLELYPKDIQPVTLGGSADLQCRAIAGLPLPEIHWSRQDGRSFAPNIEQLPGGLLRLSNITINDGGSYVCSATNEVGSASEIAHIEVQSIPVITIEPRTGILQVKLGDRVRLTCSAVGHPQPNVAWSKHVNGLATYDAYSKTAATPLSAVYEIFSVSSDDEGSYSCQASNSVGIVEDRVQIRIEDNDIDSTPCRGDMTCDNDNRRPPTQDPRYPYQGGVLIPEDFLRIPNSGKVEMRCQVIAPDGDQIYLDWKRSDHRALPKGSTVHNGVLSIPTVDKNAAGEYICLGLNPAGTVIFKAKSHLEIISPPRIELNPTRQTVGPGKNPSITCTATGDEPLHIQWEAIGRPLPYSVSNDNGVLQFHGITYSDAGKYVCKATNEAGTAEAVAEVIVNEHSYDDTSIRATQRDITTYPGNSVRLRCEIREHAVIEWSREGQFLPLHGRIGEDYLELTQVKPEDSGRYICQIRNSHGVSSDYINLNVILVNLLADCMPVYRSQCRPGEYKCYSQQCIHLDYFCDGYAQCNDGTDERFCRIPQYRQFLQRRRAAVAPALTIEASQDPVNIGDTVDIRCACSGIPSPHYRWSRPNHPDLPANAQTYENILRLSNVAVSDSGTYKCTVMTPQGIFEEDFNLIVHGGHNDGPAIETKLAPYGSSIEMDCHVDLEPPVKFQWNKLGGLLSLDTETYQNTLKLKNVKAEDAGTYICIANNDKVNLEVPTVLVVTGVVPNFSQAPESYIALPPLPDSYLKFNIEISFKPENYDGIILYNAESNHGNGDFILLSLVGGYPQFKFDLGSGSAVILADKSVTLGQWHTIKIQRVRKEVTMLVDGQGPYRGVSAGRRQGLDLKGPLYIGGVPNHSIVIKEAVSNIGFIGCISRLVIGEKEIDLIGDQTGNVGITTCETCAENPCNNGGVCQEAATKNGYMCLCRAGFNGKHCNFVGQSCYPGACGEGKCVEKEAGFDCYCPYGKTGPRCERSVKIYEPAFNDDKAFIAHDTPKALRRLKIAMNFNPTDEGDGILIYCSQSEEGLGDFAALIIKNKHVEFRYDIGSGMATLRSNYIVQPGTWTYVTINRDFKEAKLSVNGEPFIEARSPGGARTMTLNTPLYIGGVDRRKITLNKNLNVDRNFHGCISELEVASVSLEILKSATDMANIEDCSMLHPNQTIPRTTLITPPPTNPPTTLYDPCASSPCIHGFCQSLDSREYSCTCEYGYAGRNCENVLKQCEVYAPCRNGGTCTDLHGSYKCDCRLGFNGQTCEKLADITYDIAFKGDGWLELERSVMTHEEEREVLGFEISTNKTNGLIMWHGQTPNDLNPDDYISLAVVDGYVEYQYNLGSGPAVIRVTAQRVDDGERHRIILKRQGSDGSIELNGEHTESGLSDGLQQILNTRGSVYLGGVPDYAMTYGRYHEGFSGCIYTLEVQDSGAIDIGEKAIRGKNVSPCTRVRWIPSSLVFTDADADIFDAFVPPPPVNIIHPKPAANVATCNIKSYLLLIVLQHLIALKIESRNLIVVCTLFYIGAINTS